A genome region from Salvelinus alpinus chromosome 26, SLU_Salpinus.1, whole genome shotgun sequence includes the following:
- the LOC139554281 gene encoding gelsolin-related protein of 125 kDa-like isoform X1 encodes MSSLSYSPPVKEEVVCWTEKSGLWLNVVEKEEKDEEDITVKQEVEGEPVTMKDLSVKEEEDAFRVKEVDVTVKEEEEVKEEDAVFGLKEEEETEGRINTSSISCVDEPLLHLNWLHRGHSMIRGMF; translated from the exons atgagttcactaagtTACTCTCCTCCTGTTAAAGAAGAGGttgtctgctggacggagaaatcGGGTCTTTGGCTGAACGTTGTTGAGAAagaagagaaggatgaggaggatatcacagtaaaacaagaagtagagggtgaacCTGTTACAATGAAAGAcctttcagtgaaagaagaggaagacgcgttcagagtgaaagaggtggatgttacagtaaaagaagaggaggaagtgaaagaggaggatgcagtttttggattgaaggaggaggaggagactgaaGGTcggattaacacca gttctATCAGCTGTGTCGATGAACCCCtcctgcatctgaactggctacatagagggcacagcatgatcagag gtatgttttga
- the LOC139554281 gene encoding uncharacterized protein isoform X2: protein MRMDTRTRRGSAARRRVPEEESAAQQDVSRMGSNNADREAIRVREIFTYFIKEGSISCVDEPLLHLNWLHRGHSMIRGMF, encoded by the exons atgaggatggacacgaggaccaggaggggatctgcagctcgccgccgtgtgccagaggaggagtctgctgctcagcaggatgtttcaaggatggggtccaacaacgcagACAGAGAGGCAATCCGTGTGCGGGAGATCTTCACCTACTTCAtcaaagagg gttctATCAGCTGTGTCGATGAACCCCtcctgcatctgaactggctacatagagggcacagcatgatcagag gtatgttttga